One Dysosmobacter welbionis DNA segment encodes these proteins:
- a CDS encoding DUF6718 family protein — protein sequence MAKSFDKLGCLAYLCKTSNEAWYLSGILEVLQAVGVQIVILDGPEIYSECVPTRMWRTWRISLIGGTVGQGFIMQKITRRY from the coding sequence GTGGCGAAAAGCTTTGATAAGTTAGGCTGCCTTGCATACCTCTGTAAGACGTCTAATGAGGCTTGGTACCTTTCAGGTATACTAGAGGTTCTGCAGGCTGTCGGCGTCCAGATCGTGATCCTGGATGGTCCTGAGATTTATTCGGAGTGTGTCCCTACACGTATGTGGAGGACATGGAGAATATCATTGATCGGGGGGACAGTTGGACAGGGGTTTATAATGCAGAAGATTACCCGGAGATACTGA
- a CDS encoding ABC transporter permease, whose translation MNAKLNVSRIARNYGTLFAYIIMLLVFSILAPSAFPTLSNVISILRQIAMLATISLGLTFVLITKRSDLSIGYSTSFLGIVVAALLVRAGMNIWLAALITVLLGALIGLINGVVIAYLGVPDFIASLGVGYVVAGINQAYTKGHPISNLPADFEIFGAQRLGGVIPNAVIIMLIVLVVSSIILNQTKLGRYIYGVGDNEEASLMSGVNTRSTIVWAYVFCGIACGVTAVMLTSRLGSAHPQAAEDYLLDAIAAVWLGGTAFKDGEPNLAGTLLGALIIGTMANGLTILNVSYYYQDIATGLIILAAVIITSVQKSHKN comes from the coding sequence ATGAACGCCAAATTAAATGTTTCCAGAATTGCCCGGAATTACGGGACGCTTTTCGCTTATATCATCATGCTGCTGGTGTTCTCGATCCTGGCGCCGAGTGCTTTCCCGACGCTTTCCAACGTGATCAGCATCCTGCGGCAGATCGCCATGCTGGCCACCATCAGCCTGGGCCTGACCTTCGTCCTGATCACCAAGCGCTCGGATCTGTCCATCGGCTACAGCACAAGCTTCCTCGGGATCGTAGTGGCTGCGCTCCTGGTCAGGGCTGGAATGAACATATGGCTTGCTGCATTGATCACGGTCCTTCTCGGCGCACTGATTGGACTGATCAACGGCGTTGTGATCGCCTATCTAGGAGTTCCGGACTTTATTGCATCTTTGGGAGTCGGTTACGTGGTGGCTGGCATCAATCAGGCCTATACCAAAGGCCACCCCATCTCCAATCTCCCGGCGGACTTTGAGATCTTTGGCGCTCAGCGACTGGGCGGTGTGATCCCGAACGCGGTTATCATCATGCTGATTGTACTGGTCGTGTCTAGCATTATCCTCAACCAGACAAAGTTGGGACGATACATATATGGCGTGGGTGATAACGAAGAGGCATCTCTGATGTCCGGCGTCAATACGCGCTCCACCATTGTGTGGGCCTATGTTTTCTGCGGCATTGCCTGCGGCGTCACGGCCGTGATGCTGACTTCCAGACTGGGCTCTGCGCATCCTCAGGCTGCGGAGGATTACTTGCTGGATGCTATTGCGGCCGTATGGCTGGGCGGCACCGCTTTCAAAGACGGTGAGCCGAATCTGGCTGGTACACTGCTGGGCGCTCTGATTATCGGAACAATGGCCAACGGCCTCACGATCCTCAATGTCTCCTACTACTATCAGGATATTGCGACTGGCCTGATTATTCTCGCCGCCGTTATTATCACCTCGGTTCAGAAGAGCCACAAGAATTAA
- a CDS encoding IS5 family transposase yields the protein MKRYELTKEQWERIKSLLPPEEMGKRGRPRKDNPIMLNGMLWIVRSGAQWRELPETYGPWQSIYAQFAKWGDDGTLEVVFHTLSTDADMENLNMDSTCVRVHESANGEEKTADKAVGRTKSGWNTRLHAVVDGLGNPLEFRISAGNGHDSVHAVELPQKVRIGRSAVPPDRAYGARTIREYISAHRASYVIPPQSNVSDPWPVDWHLYKERHLVKCFSQKIKWFRRIATRYDKPDASLLAFVYFAAIAILLL from the coding sequence ATGAAACGATATGAATTAACAAAAGAACAATGGGAACGGATCAAGTCGCTGCTGCCACCAGAAGAAATGGGAAAGCGGGGGCGCCCCCGGAAGGATAACCCGATTATGCTCAACGGAATGCTCTGGATCGTCCGGAGCGGTGCGCAGTGGCGTGAACTGCCGGAGACTTATGGCCCTTGGCAGTCTATATACGCCCAATTCGCTAAATGGGGGGATGACGGCACTCTGGAAGTGGTATTCCACACACTGTCTACGGACGCGGATATGGAGAACCTGAACATGGACTCCACCTGCGTAAGGGTGCATGAAAGCGCAAATGGCGAGGAAAAAACGGCAGATAAGGCGGTTGGCCGTACCAAAAGCGGATGGAACACAAGACTCCACGCTGTTGTAGACGGTCTGGGAAACCCGCTGGAGTTCCGGATCTCCGCTGGAAATGGCCACGATTCGGTTCACGCTGTTGAACTGCCGCAAAAGGTCAGAATCGGCAGGAGTGCCGTGCCGCCAGACCGGGCCTATGGTGCCCGGACGATTCGGGAATATATCTCAGCGCACAGGGCCAGCTATGTGATCCCGCCGCAAAGCAATGTTTCCGATCCCTGGCCGGTTGACTGGCATCTGTATAAAGAGCGCCATCTGGTGAAGTGTTTTTCCCAGAAAATCAAGTGGTTTCGCAGAATCGCCACCCGATATGACAAGCCGGATGCTTCCCTCTTGGCCTTTGTGTATTTTGCCGCCATCGCTATTTTGTTACTTTAG
- a CDS encoding sensor histidine kinase, with translation MEKTENSTPYSPRYGEAETGGTGRLKIFFGYAAGVGKTYAMLEAAHQAQKEGVDVVVGYVEPHARPDTLALLEGLEVLSCREVDYRGIRLREFDLDGALARRPQLILVDELAHSNAPGCRHTKRYQDVEELLQAGINVYTTVNVQHLESLNDLVTSITGIVVNERIPDHVFDRANQVELVDIAPADLEKRLEEGKIYRQRQAKQALENFFTAENLTALREIAMRRTADQLNRTAVQEKKGKAARAGDHILICLSSAPSNAKVIRTAARMAEAFHSGFTALFVQTPETKELSGENIKRLRSNLRLAEQLGAQIATVYGADPAEQIAEYARVSGITKIVMGRVNHRQHPWIGQKSLADRLIERTDLDVYIIPDRQPLYKKPLGKLRKSRVRFSWRDAVVTLLCLAISTAVGFAFDWAGFSESNIITIYILGVLVTAVSTSGHLYGAANSLLSVLAFNFFFTEPRFTLQADGPSYPVTFLIMLSSSIIASSLASRVKEQARMAAEKSYYTELLLGSSQKLQTIRTEWDCLRLTAEQLSRMFDRPVIYALNDADKELDFRIEPADEHTLLEKLSTEEIGVAKWVQKNNKHAGATTNTLPDSKWLFLSVRGTRGVMGIVGVPIAGYVVPDAFEKNLMVALLGECGLSQERIRLEEERNQIALQTQRESLQANLLRAVSHDLRTPLTNINGSVGILMGKDQTLKPEVREQLYTAIDDDTNWLINMTENLLAATQLETDRTKLKTAPELLEDLFQSAVRQLDRRARDHHISVDLEDQTLMASMNAGMIQRVIINMMNNAIQYTPKDSHIILSGTRRKDWVEISVSDDGPGIPDEAKKHLFDLFYTAEQGKPDSKRGLGLGLHLCQSIVNAHGGTITVSDHAPSGTTFRFTLPAVRTDGVK, from the coding sequence ATGGAAAAAACAGAGAACAGCACTCCCTATTCCCCCCGGTACGGAGAGGCGGAGACCGGAGGCACCGGAAGACTGAAGATCTTTTTCGGGTACGCGGCAGGCGTGGGCAAGACCTACGCTATGCTGGAGGCAGCCCATCAGGCGCAGAAAGAAGGCGTCGACGTGGTGGTCGGCTATGTGGAGCCCCACGCCAGGCCGGATACACTGGCGCTGCTGGAAGGGCTGGAGGTCCTCTCATGCAGGGAGGTGGACTACCGGGGGATCCGGCTGCGGGAGTTTGACCTGGACGGAGCCCTGGCGCGCAGACCACAGTTGATCCTGGTGGATGAACTGGCTCACAGCAACGCCCCGGGCTGCCGCCACACCAAGCGGTATCAGGATGTGGAGGAGCTGCTGCAGGCGGGGATCAATGTCTATACCACAGTAAACGTGCAGCACCTGGAATCTCTGAACGATCTTGTCACCTCCATCACAGGGATCGTGGTGAACGAACGGATCCCGGATCACGTGTTTGACCGCGCCAACCAGGTGGAACTGGTGGACATTGCGCCCGCTGACCTGGAAAAGCGGCTGGAGGAGGGGAAGATTTACCGGCAGCGCCAGGCGAAGCAGGCGCTGGAGAATTTTTTTACCGCCGAGAATCTGACGGCCCTGCGGGAGATCGCCATGCGCCGGACAGCGGACCAGCTCAACCGCACGGCGGTCCAGGAGAAAAAGGGGAAGGCCGCGCGGGCGGGAGACCATATTCTGATCTGCCTGTCCTCAGCCCCCTCCAACGCCAAGGTGATCCGCACGGCCGCCCGGATGGCCGAGGCGTTCCACAGCGGCTTCACGGCGCTCTTTGTCCAGACACCGGAGACCAAGGAGCTGTCCGGAGAGAATATCAAACGCCTGCGGAGCAACCTGCGCCTGGCGGAACAGCTGGGCGCACAGATCGCCACCGTCTATGGCGCGGACCCGGCGGAACAGATCGCGGAGTACGCCCGGGTCAGCGGTATCACGAAAATCGTCATGGGGCGCGTGAATCACCGGCAGCACCCCTGGATCGGGCAGAAAAGTCTGGCCGACCGGTTGATCGAGCGGACGGACCTGGATGTGTATATCATTCCGGACCGCCAGCCGCTCTATAAAAAGCCCCTTGGAAAGCTCCGGAAGTCCAGAGTCCGCTTTTCCTGGAGAGACGCCGTGGTCACGCTGCTGTGCCTGGCGATCTCCACAGCGGTGGGGTTTGCCTTTGATTGGGCGGGCTTCAGCGAATCCAACATCATCACGATCTACATTCTGGGCGTATTGGTGACAGCAGTCAGCACCAGCGGGCATCTGTATGGAGCAGCCAACTCCCTGCTGAGCGTGCTGGCGTTCAACTTCTTTTTTACCGAGCCGCGCTTCACCCTCCAGGCTGACGGGCCCAGCTATCCCGTCACGTTCCTGATTATGCTCTCATCCAGCATCATCGCCAGCTCTCTGGCCAGCCGCGTGAAGGAGCAGGCCCGCATGGCGGCGGAAAAGAGCTACTATACGGAGCTGCTGCTGGGAAGCAGCCAAAAGCTGCAGACCATCCGGACGGAGTGGGACTGTCTGCGCCTGACGGCGGAGCAGCTCAGCCGCATGTTTGACCGGCCGGTCATTTATGCCCTGAACGACGCCGACAAGGAGCTGGACTTCCGGATCGAGCCGGCGGACGAACACACGCTTCTGGAAAAGCTGAGCACGGAAGAGATCGGCGTCGCCAAATGGGTGCAGAAAAACAACAAGCACGCCGGCGCCACCACGAATACGCTTCCGGACTCAAAATGGCTGTTTCTTTCCGTGCGGGGCACCCGCGGCGTGATGGGGATCGTAGGAGTTCCCATTGCTGGTTATGTGGTCCCGGACGCTTTTGAAAAAAACCTGATGGTGGCACTCCTGGGAGAGTGCGGCCTCAGCCAGGAGCGTATTCGTCTGGAGGAGGAGCGGAACCAGATCGCGCTCCAGACCCAGCGGGAGAGCCTCCAGGCCAATCTGCTCCGGGCGGTCTCACACGATCTGCGCACACCGCTCACCAATATCAACGGCAGTGTGGGCATCCTGATGGGGAAGGATCAGACGCTCAAGCCGGAAGTGCGCGAGCAGCTGTATACCGCGATTGACGATGACACGAACTGGCTCATCAACATGACGGAAAATCTGCTGGCAGCCACACAGCTGGAAACTGACAGGACCAAGCTGAAAACCGCTCCCGAACTGCTGGAGGATCTGTTTCAAAGTGCTGTCCGGCAGTTGGACCGGCGGGCAAGGGACCACCACATCTCAGTTGATCTGGAGGACCAGACGCTCATGGCGTCCATGAACGCGGGGATGATTCAGAGGGTCATCATCAACATGATGAACAATGCGATCCAATATACGCCCAAGGACTCCCATATCATTCTGAGCGGGACCCGCAGGAAGGACTGGGTGGAGATCAGCGTCTCTGATGATGGCCCCGGGATCCCGGATGAGGCGAAAAAGCACCTGTTCGATCTGTTTTATACCGCGGAGCAGGGAAAGCCTGACAGCAAGCGGGGACTGGGGCTGGGACTGCATCTCTGCCAGTCTATCGTCAATGCCCACGGGGGGACGATCACCGTCTCCGATCACGCACCATCGGGGACAACCTTCCGGTTCACCCTGCCCGCAGTTCGGACAGACGGCGTGAAATGA
- the hydA gene encoding dihydropyrimidinase, with the protein MRTLVKNGTIVTAESEYKADILIVDEKITSIGTNLEGPFDRILDAEGKYVLPGGVDNHAHFEALNTDGITTNEPYATTWVALQGGTTTIVDFCTNEPGMNLVDSVNYRLNVRAKGKVAPDIAIHACCNDFTDETVGEIKKLVEMGVPTMKLFLAYKGTSLYMDDSKLLACLEEAGKQGMTMMVHAENPDVLDKCRNDAAATGHYEPKYHYMTRPPYGEAEAVSRAIRFADAMHCPMCIVHVSCIEAGEEIRKARAEGKAVIGETCPHYLVLDKHKMDHPDWHIAARWICSPALRDKEDQDYLWKALNKDWLSICGSDNSGIPQAQKNWGWDEEHQRCDFRMVPNGCPGAGDRMNALWTYGVAAGRMTRQKFVDVCCTTPAKLNGIYPRKGTIQVGADADLVLFDPDYKGTITLETNPTGVEYNVFEGLEQIGRADTVLLRGSVVVENGRYLGEVTEVVADGITYQGCTSANGKFIPGKPYGLGYDLLKRS; encoded by the coding sequence ATGAGAACACTGGTAAAAAACGGGACCATTGTCACAGCAGAGAGTGAGTACAAAGCAGATATTCTCATTGTCGATGAAAAGATCACGTCAATCGGCACCAATCTAGAAGGCCCCTTTGATAGAATCCTGGATGCAGAGGGCAAATATGTGCTCCCCGGCGGTGTGGACAACCACGCCCACTTTGAGGCGCTCAATACGGACGGCATCACCACAAACGAGCCCTATGCCACTACCTGGGTGGCCCTGCAGGGAGGAACGACTACCATTGTGGACTTCTGCACCAATGAACCCGGCATGAACCTGGTGGATTCCGTCAACTACCGCCTGAATGTCCGCGCCAAAGGCAAGGTGGCTCCCGACATCGCCATTCACGCCTGCTGCAACGATTTCACGGATGAGACCGTCGGTGAGATCAAAAAGCTGGTGGAGATGGGTGTTCCCACCATGAAACTGTTCCTGGCCTATAAGGGCACCTCCCTCTACATGGATGACAGCAAGCTGCTGGCCTGCCTGGAGGAGGCTGGCAAGCAGGGCATGACGATGATGGTCCATGCGGAGAATCCGGACGTTCTGGATAAGTGCCGCAATGATGCGGCCGCTACCGGACACTATGAGCCAAAATACCACTACATGACCCGCCCCCCCTACGGCGAGGCGGAAGCCGTCTCCCGTGCCATCCGGTTTGCGGATGCCATGCACTGTCCCATGTGCATTGTCCATGTCAGCTGCATCGAGGCTGGCGAGGAGATCCGCAAGGCTCGTGCGGAGGGCAAGGCGGTGATCGGCGAGACCTGTCCCCACTATCTGGTGCTGGACAAGCACAAGATGGACCATCCGGACTGGCACATCGCCGCCCGGTGGATCTGCTCTCCGGCCCTGCGGGACAAGGAGGACCAGGATTACCTATGGAAGGCGCTGAATAAGGATTGGCTGTCCATCTGCGGCTCTGACAATTCCGGCATCCCCCAGGCACAGAAGAACTGGGGCTGGGACGAGGAGCATCAGCGCTGCGACTTCCGGATGGTCCCTAACGGTTGCCCCGGCGCCGGCGACCGCATGAATGCCCTGTGGACCTATGGCGTTGCCGCCGGCCGCATGACACGGCAGAAGTTTGTGGATGTGTGCTGCACCACGCCGGCCAAGCTGAACGGCATCTATCCCCGCAAGGGGACCATCCAGGTGGGCGCTGACGCGGACCTGGTGCTGTTCGACCCGGACTACAAGGGGACGATCACGCTGGAGACCAACCCCACTGGCGTGGAGTACAACGTGTTCGAGGGCCTGGAGCAAATCGGCCGCGCTGATACGGTGTTGCTGCGCGGCAGCGTCGTGGTGGAAAACGGCAGGTATCTGGGTGAAGTTACAGAAGTTGTGGCTGACGGCATTACCTATCAGGGATGCACCAGCGCCAACGGCAAGTTTATTCCCGGCAAACCCTATGGTTTGGGATATGACCTCTTGAAAAGATCATAA
- a CDS encoding YitT family protein — translation MEQTHDSPTALELYKGHPVQEAAQIILGSLLFSASMNWIILPHDMYSGGFLGIAQLLRMLLLHFFPAIQQIGDLAGILYFLLNIPLLLISWFRFGHFFFAKTALCIVCYSAFLALIPIPAEGLFDETIAACVIGGLVCGVGAGMTLTAGCSGGGEEILGLLCVQKKPDFSVGRIAMILNVFVYGIGLLLFEQDVVVYSIIFGCTTYLTLDRMHLQNVMVTMLIITKSEAMEQLVFRYAGRGVTKWTGVGAYSNEPSDLLLTVVSKKEALHLRKILREEDPNSFIIMDEDVSVAGNFQKRL, via the coding sequence ATGGAGCAAACGCATGACAGCCCCACGGCACTGGAGCTGTACAAGGGACATCCGGTGCAGGAAGCCGCTCAAATCATCCTGGGTTCCCTGCTGTTTTCCGCCTCCATGAACTGGATCATTCTGCCGCATGATATGTACAGCGGGGGATTCCTGGGAATCGCGCAGCTGCTGCGAATGCTGCTGCTGCATTTCTTCCCTGCCATCCAGCAGATCGGCGACTTGGCGGGCATTCTTTATTTTCTGCTGAATATTCCTCTACTGCTGATTTCCTGGTTCCGGTTCGGGCACTTTTTCTTTGCAAAGACCGCCCTTTGCATCGTCTGTTACAGTGCCTTTTTGGCCCTAATCCCGATCCCGGCGGAAGGATTGTTTGACGAGACAATCGCGGCCTGCGTCATCGGCGGGCTGGTATGCGGCGTCGGGGCGGGCATGACGCTGACAGCGGGATGCTCCGGCGGCGGCGAGGAGATCCTGGGGTTGCTGTGCGTCCAGAAAAAGCCGGATTTCAGCGTGGGGCGAATCGCCATGATCCTGAATGTGTTCGTATACGGGATCGGCCTCCTCCTGTTTGAACAGGACGTGGTGGTTTACAGCATCATCTTCGGCTGCACCACCTACCTGACTCTGGACCGGATGCACTTGCAGAATGTAATGGTCACCATGCTGATCATCACCAAATCTGAGGCCATGGAGCAGTTGGTGTTCCGATATGCCGGCCGCGGCGTGACGAAGTGGACTGGCGTCGGAGCTTACAGCAACGAGCCGTCCGACTTGCTGCTGACAGTAGTTTCTAAGAAGGAGGCGCTCCACCTGCGGAAAATCCTGCGGGAAGAAGATCCCAATTCCTTTATTATCATGGATGAGGATGTTTCCGTGGCGGGCAATTTTCAGAAACGGTTGTGA
- the kdpF gene encoding K(+)-transporting ATPase subunit F — protein sequence MIALGIIVLLLGAYLVYALVHPERF from the coding sequence ATGATTGCACTTGGAATTATCGTTCTGCTGCTGGGCGCTTATCTCGTTTACGCGCTGGTGCATCCGGAGCGTTTCTGA
- a CDS encoding ABC transporter ATP-binding protein translates to MIEFEDVRIAYKDKPVLDGVSLTIHDREFFVLIGSSGCGKTTLLKSINKLLPLRGGSLSIDGIPVEQIKVQDLPKKVGYVVQSGGLFPHLTVEENIALTMQIARFSKEAIRDRVDKMLKMVNLDPEIYRGQYPSQLSGGQQQRVGIARAFAANPPIVLMDEPFSALDPMTRAELQNEIHDLQTKAQKTVVFVTHDMDEAIKLADRICIIQDGKVAQCDTPENILKHPANQYVTEFIGANRLWANPEYIRAADIMRRRPFTISKGRTVIQALQIMRHNSVDSLLVLDKGQTLLGVVWLEELIGKREADPIEYYISDDYIAVEGETSLKEIIATIDYDVSGIIPVIQHDRKLLGYLTKSIILATMSKQFVPEHTAGERSGVICPATL, encoded by the coding sequence ATGATCGAATTTGAAGACGTTCGCATCGCCTACAAAGATAAGCCTGTGTTGGACGGTGTTTCGCTGACAATCCATGACCGCGAATTTTTCGTTTTGATCGGTTCCAGCGGATGCGGCAAGACCACCCTGCTGAAGAGCATCAACAAGCTGCTTCCCCTGCGGGGAGGCTCGCTTTCCATCGACGGCATTCCCGTAGAACAGATCAAGGTCCAGGACCTTCCCAAAAAGGTTGGATATGTGGTACAGTCGGGCGGCCTGTTCCCCCACCTGACGGTGGAAGAAAACATCGCCCTCACCATGCAGATCGCCCGTTTTTCCAAAGAGGCCATCCGGGACCGGGTCGATAAGATGCTGAAGATGGTCAATCTGGACCCGGAAATCTACCGGGGCCAGTACCCATCCCAGCTCTCCGGCGGTCAGCAGCAGCGGGTGGGCATCGCCCGGGCTTTTGCCGCCAATCCGCCCATCGTCCTGATGGATGAACCTTTCTCCGCCCTGGATCCCATGACCCGGGCGGAGCTGCAGAACGAAATCCATGATCTGCAGACCAAGGCGCAAAAAACGGTGGTCTTCGTCACGCACGACATGGACGAAGCCATCAAGCTGGCCGACCGCATCTGCATCATTCAGGATGGAAAAGTCGCCCAGTGTGACACCCCGGAAAACATTCTAAAGCACCCTGCGAACCAGTACGTCACAGAGTTCATCGGCGCCAACCGGCTGTGGGCCAACCCGGAATATATCCGCGCAGCGGACATCATGCGCCGCCGTCCCTTCACTATTTCAAAGGGGCGCACCGTCATCCAGGCCCTGCAGATCATGAGGCACAACAGCGTGGACAGCCTGCTGGTGCTGGATAAGGGGCAGACGCTCCTGGGTGTCGTCTGGCTGGAGGAGCTGATCGGAAAGCGGGAGGCCGACCCCATAGAATACTACATATCCGATGATTACATCGCCGTGGAGGGGGAAACTTCCCTGAAAGAGATCATCGCCACCATTGATTACGATGTGTCCGGCATTATTCCCGTGATCCAGCATGACCGGAAGCTGCTCGGCTATTTGACGAAGAGCATCATTCTGGCCACCATGAGCAAGCAGTTCGTTCCGGAACATACCGCCGGAGAAAGGAGCGGAGTGATATGTCCCGCTACACTTTGA
- a CDS encoding glycine betaine ABC transporter substrate-binding protein translates to MKHLKRFTCMAMAAAMALSLAACGGTPSDAGGSGSEAGSGDQKTIVVGTSNFTEVNILGEIYTELIEANTDYEVEQRFGLSGAAMCFDALEQGSIDMFVEYTGTALLNLLAQPMDTDKDRVWQTVHDLMLEEHGIQTSNPLGYNNTYVMSVKPETAEKYGLTSLSDLIEKSPELRLGCTVEFMDREDCLPLLESKYGTAFQDVKGLDASLRYTAIENDEVDVVDAFATDALLSKLGLTMLEDDLSFFPPYYAVNFVDAELLESDPELAEILSRLDGAIDEATMAAMNAQVDVDGMSAQEVAHQFLVEHGLATE, encoded by the coding sequence ATGAAACACTTGAAACGATTCACCTGTATGGCGATGGCCGCCGCCATGGCCCTCTCTCTGGCCGCCTGCGGCGGGACCCCCTCTGATGCGGGCGGCAGCGGGTCTGAAGCTGGCAGCGGCGATCAGAAGACCATCGTAGTGGGCACCTCCAACTTCACCGAGGTCAACATTCTGGGTGAGATCTACACGGAGCTGATCGAGGCAAATACCGATTATGAGGTGGAACAGCGTTTCGGCCTGTCCGGCGCGGCCATGTGCTTTGACGCCCTGGAGCAGGGCAGCATCGATATGTTTGTGGAGTATACTGGAACGGCGCTGCTGAACCTGCTGGCCCAGCCTATGGACACCGATAAGGACCGGGTGTGGCAGACCGTCCACGATCTGATGCTGGAGGAGCACGGGATCCAGACCTCCAACCCCCTGGGCTATAACAACACCTATGTGATGAGCGTCAAGCCCGAGACTGCGGAGAAATATGGCCTGACCTCTCTGTCTGACCTGATTGAGAAGTCCCCGGAGCTGCGTCTCGGCTGCACGGTGGAGTTTATGGACCGCGAGGACTGCCTGCCCCTGCTGGAGAGCAAGTACGGCACCGCTTTCCAGGACGTGAAGGGCCTGGACGCCAGCCTGCGCTATACCGCCATTGAGAACGACGAGGTGGACGTGGTGGACGCCTTTGCCACCGATGCTCTGCTGTCCAAGCTGGGCCTCACCATGCTGGAGGACGATCTGAGCTTCTTCCCGCCTTACTACGCTGTGAACTTTGTGGATGCCGAGCTCCTGGAGTCCGACCCCGAACTGGCCGAGATACTGTCCAGACTGGACGGTGCCATCGACGAGGCGACCATGGCTGCCATGAACGCCCAAGTGGACGTGGACGGCATGAGCGCCCAGGAGGTGGCCCACCAGTTCCTGGTGGAACACGGCCTGGCGACTGAGTAA
- a CDS encoding ABC transporter permease encodes MSRYTLMDYFSIYVEEWDSLLEEFLRHLAMTSFSVVLALIIAVPLGIFITRNKAVSNVVIGIANVMQSIPCMALLAMGIPFLGVGETLAIFMVFVYAFLPILKNTYTGISGISPVSMEVARGIGLTRMQQLRRVELPMAMPYIMSGIRIAAVSSVGTMTIAAFAGANGLGSFIQLGMNSLNYPMTIMGAVAAALMALTLDFLLGRVERAFTSEGLLPQDQIKNLSLSVRSRRKAMAAALCGALLVVSVASYASIIA; translated from the coding sequence ATGTCCCGCTACACTTTGATGGATTATTTCTCCATTTATGTGGAGGAGTGGGACAGTCTGCTGGAGGAGTTTCTCCGGCACCTGGCCATGACCAGCTTCTCCGTGGTGCTGGCCCTGATCATCGCCGTTCCCCTCGGCATCTTCATCACCCGGAACAAAGCGGTATCCAATGTGGTGATCGGAATCGCCAACGTGATGCAGTCCATCCCCTGTATGGCGCTGCTCGCCATGGGCATTCCCTTTCTGGGCGTGGGTGAGACGCTGGCCATTTTCATGGTATTCGTCTATGCGTTCCTTCCCATTTTGAAAAATACATATACCGGCATCTCCGGCATTTCCCCCGTTTCCATGGAAGTGGCCCGGGGCATCGGCCTGACCCGGATGCAGCAGCTGCGCCGGGTGGAGCTGCCCATGGCCATGCCGTACATCATGTCCGGCATCCGCATCGCCGCGGTGAGCTCTGTGGGCACCATGACCATCGCCGCCTTCGCCGGTGCCAACGGCCTGGGCTCCTTCATCCAGCTGGGCATGAACTCCCTGAATTACCCCATGACGATCATGGGAGCCGTGGCCGCCGCGCTGATGGCACTGACTCTGGATTTCCTCCTGGGCCGCGTGGAGCGGGCCTTCACCAGCGAGGGACTGCTGCCTCAGGACCAGATCAAAAACCTGAGCCTGTCGGTCCGGTCCCGCCGGAAGGCGATGGCCGCCGCGCTGTGCGGAGCCCTGCTGGTGGTTTCTGTGGCATCCTACGCCTCTATCATCGCATGA
- a CDS encoding Fic family protein produces the protein MMQHCGFQDFKHFTQKYLKLLLNLGMLKMTLPDKPQSHSQKYMTVQGAVPKN, from the coding sequence ATTATGCAACACTGTGGTTTTCAGGATTTCAAACATTTCACGCAGAAGTATCTTAAACTTTTGCTGAACCTTGGGATGCTGAAGATGACCCTTCCCGATAAACCTCAGAGCCACAGCCAGAAATATATGACGGTGCAAGGGGCTGTACCTAAAAATTGA